AATCAGAATTGCAACTTTATAGTTGAGCTGCTGTGGAGTGGAGGCTtcaacttttttttctaaaaataagAAATTTGGATGAATGCCTGAGACAGAACAGGAGGCAGGGCTATCGTGGCGTGATCAGGCTCATGCcaatcacactctcacacacacacacacacacacacacacacacacacacacacccttcatCGAGGTGCGGCATCAAAGGATATTTTGATCAATTGTCCCATTGCTCACTTGAAGATCTTGAATGCTAGCTTCCCCCTCCAACAGTACTCACCTTGGCATCTGAACTTAACCATGAGAAGCAATGGGGCAGCAGGCTCAAGACTCTGAGATAGGGAAGCAACTGACCCTGTGATTTTACCACCACAGTTTTGTAATGGCTGTGGAAACAagggagaccagagtcaaaacaCCGAAGCATCAAAGCAGCTCGCTGTGTCGGCAGAAAATGCACAGACTGCAAGGTGGAATTTAATCTAGCACGTTCGATTCTGTGATGTCGGTGTGCTTCGTTTGATGTTGCAGCAGGTACCTGAaacttttaaatctcttcttgcAGACACTGCATTTGAAAGccttctcccctgtgtggatcTGCTGATGCTGTGTCAGGTTACTGGAAGTATAAAACCTCTTGTCGCACAGCGAGCATTCAAATGGTTTCTCGCCAGTGTGGATTTTCACATGCTTGTTCAAGTTGCTTGATGTGTGAAACCTCTTGCCGCACACTGAGCACTCAAACCTCTTCTCTGCTGTATGGGTGCGCTGGTGCTCAATGAGGTAGCCCGACCGGTAAAAGCGTTTCTGGCACACCACGCACTCGAACGGCTTCTCGCCGGTGTGAATCTTCTGATGCTGAGTCAGGAGGCTGGAGGTGTAGAATCGCTTTGCGCACACACTGCACTCGAAGGGCCTCTCCGCAGCGTGGGCCTGCCTGTGCTGGATGAGGTTGCTCGACGTGTGGAAACGCTTGCCACAAACAGCGCAGCCAAACGGCTTCTCCCCCGTGTGAATACGCCGGTGTTTGCTCAGGTCACAGGAGCGGGAAAAGCGCTTGCTGCAGATCGCACATTCATGCGGCTTCTCACCAGTGTGGACTTTGTGGTGCTGTACGAGGTTGCTGGACGTGTGGAAGCGCTTTGTGCACACCGAGCACTCAAAGGGTTTCTCACCCGTGTGAAATCGCTGGTGCTTGGTGACCTCGCTGGATGTATAGAAGCGCATCCGGCACATGGCACACTCGAAGGGCTTGTCTCCGGTGTGAACACGGAggtgtgtgtccagcaggctggGCCAACGGAAACCCTTCCCGCACAGTTTGCAGCGCAGATCCTCCAGTCCCCCACCTCCAGGTGCCAATGGTTTGCATCTAATCTGCCGCTGAGATCCCTGTCCGTTGTTCTTGAGTGTTCGGCTTTCAGCTTGAAGTTCCATGTCGATCCTTCAATCCAAACTGCACGCGTACACACAGTGTCTAATCAGAGAAGGAAAAAAGAAGTGATCAAACTCCTGGCTGTTTGTGGACATCAGGGTAAAGGTTAGTCAGTGAACAAGAGCTACAGAAATCACAGGAAACACTGCAACAGGCCCAGTAATCACCCAGGTCATAAACATCTTTCTATTAAACTGTCTGCTTACTGTTTTACAGAGCAGACTCCTCTTGGTGCAGGTCCCATGAATCAATACCTCTACATAGCTCATGAATCACCATCTCTGTTACGATACTGAGAATTGGCATCTTTGTAAAGATCTTGTAAATCACTGTCACTGTACAGTATAGATTCTGTGAGCCTCCAGCAtgctggttcagtggttagcactgcagcctcagggACCGAGatccgattccagccttgtgtaattctctgtgtgaagtttgcccattgggtactgcagatgctggagatcacagtcaagatcagagtggtgctggaaaaacacagcaggtcaggcagcatccgagaagcaggaaaatcgatgttttgggcaaaagcccttcatcgggaatcaccagaatgctgcctggattagaggatatgaACTATAATGAAAAGCTGGACAAACTCAGACTGTTTTCTCTGGGGTGGCAGATGCTGAGGGGAGAAGCCTACAAAATTGAGATGGGGTGGACAGAAAGAATATTTTGCccaaagttgaaatgtctaaaactaagaGGAATTTAAGGGAaaagggaaagttcaaaggaggtgtgggggaaagtgttttttaaaatagtggcaggAATGTGGGACGTACTGCCAGGGATGGTACTGGAGGAAAATATGATTGGGGTGTTTAAGAAACCTTTAAATAAGCACAaaaataagcaaggaatggaggggtatggaccaaggctaggcagaaggaattagtttagtttggtgtcatgattggcacaacatcctggGCCGAAAGGCTCATTCCTGTGCATAGAGTTGTATGTTCTAactgggccaagaaatggcaaatgggctttaattcagataaatgcatggtgTTGCATGTTGGTAAtgcaaaccagggtaggactcACACAGTCAATAGGAGGACCCTTAGGTACTATTGTAGACCAGAGATATTGGGGTACAGGatcaaagctccttgaaaatggagtcacaggcagacagggtaatgaagacaGCTTTTGGCATTATCAGCCAGAGCAATGAACATAGGAGATAGGACATCTTGtttgtagctgtacaagacattggcaagGCTACAttagaagaagggctcatgcccgaaacgtcaattctcctgctccttgaatgctgcctgacctgctgcgcttttccagcaacacattttcagctctgatctccagcatctgcagtcctcactttcgcctcgaaGGCTACATTAGAGTACTGCATGCGGTTCTGGTCACACTATGGTaaaaggatattactaaactagaaagagtgcaaaaCAGATTTACTGGGACACTACCTGAACTggaaggataggctgggacatttctcCCTGcagcacaggagactgagggctgaccttacagaAGTCTGAAATCATGCGAGGTGTAGATAATGTAGATAGTTAACAGCTTTTCCCCCCATGGTAAGGGAGTCTAAAACAAGACAGCAAAGGTCtaaggtgagagcagagagatacaaactggtccagagggtagtgaatgtctggaacaggctgccagaggtagtggtggaggcaagtatatgtttatcatttacaaaattggacaggtacatgggtgGGATAGGTATAGAAAGATAGAGACCAAACtcaggtaagtgggactaatttaattgtgaaaactgtctgcatggacaagttgggctgcagggcctgtttccatgctgtataggtACCATAGCTCTGTGCAGGCAAGGTTgtgtgtctcaaacttgattgaggttttttttaaggaagtgaccAAGATAATTGTTGgatattgtctatatggatttgCTACAGTCCATGAAAAGTGAAGTTACATGGAATCGACTAGTGATCGCATAAGATGGATACAGAGCAGGTTCAATCCGAGAGGACAGTAGTGGTGGAAAGGTGTTTTTCTGTCTCTACatttgtgaccagcggtgttctgcACAGATTGGTGATGGGACccttgtttgtaatatatatgatTGAAGGGGAATGCAGGTGACCTGATTaacaaatttgtggatgacacaaagattgggggaccTACAGACAGCAAGAACAATTGCCTGGGGAATCAGCAAGATATAGAAACGCTGGAGACGTGGACTTGGAGAAATGGTGGATGAACtttaatctggaaaaatgtgagtgatacattttggaagatctaatgcaggagcaAAGTATACAGTAAAATCAAAGAACCCTTACTAGCGTCAACATAGAGGGATCGAGGTGTACAGGTCCATATTCGCAGGGGTCGTTCCCTCCGAGATACCAATGTGGTACCACGTACACCACAAACTTTCTTTTCAGCACTAAACTTTGACATGACACTTTATCTCAGTACAGTACAAACAGTAATGTGGGGAGTTCTGattaccctgctataggaagaaattattaaattgtccaaaaaaattacaagggtgttgctgagactggaaggttgACTTAGAAAGATAGGTTAGATAGGTTGAGAATTTTTTCACGGAGCGAATGAAGTTCGCTTGTGctgtacggtggctcagtagttaacactgctgtctcacaacgccagggacccgggttcaaacccagcctcaggcaactgtctgtgtggagtttgcacattctccccatgtctgtgtgggtgtttCCCAGGTGCTccatttcttcccacaattcaaagacgtgcaggtcaggtgaattgaccatgctaaattgccacagtgttaggtgctttcgtcaaagggaagtgggtctggccaggttactcttcagaggatcagtgtggacttgttgggccaaatagcctgtttccacactgtagggaatctaatctaagttgatACAGATTTATAAAGTAATAAGTCATTGAAAAGGTGAGTAGCAAAACTAactgaaatatttttaagatgagaggaaaaagatttgaaaggaacttgaggggtaactttttcacatgtGGAACcaactgccacagaaagtggtagctgcaggtacagttagaatatataaaagacatttggacaggtacaagaATAGGTATGGTTTAAGAGAGATCTGGGATGAAAGCAGGTAAGTGggtcgtttagtttgggaaacttggttggcatggacgagttggaccgaagggtctgtttccaaactgtctcTAAATATCTCCAATAAATTGGAGAATCTTGATTTCCCTTTCCTTTAATAAAGCCTTAACAAATCTGACAAATCACCTTGAATTTATCAAAATGTCCTATGAAAGAtcttgtgaaagttgaaaggattcagaaaagatttacaaggatgttgtcagagttggaggatttgagctgtagggagaagttgaataggctggggctgttttccctggagaaacccaggggtgaccttgtagaggttataaaatcatggggcgcatggataggataaatagacaaagcatttttctctgaggtgggggagtccagaacgagagggcacaggtttagggtgagaggggaaagatataaaagagacctaagaggcaacattttcacgcagagggtggtacgtgtatggaatgagctgccagaggaagtggtggaggctgatacaactgcaacatttaaaaggcatttggatgggtatatgaataggaagggtttggagggatatgggccgggtgctggcaggtgggactagattgggttgggatatctggccggcatggacaatttggaccgaagggtccgtttccgtgctgtacatctctatgacttctctAATACGTCTGGAATGTTTTCACCGTGGCGgctgttaaactaactggcctggtAGTTCAGTGCTTTCtgactccttccctttttgaataagggagtTATATTTGCGATCATCCAATCTAATGGGAGTGTACCCCGAATCGAGGGCGTGGCGGAAATTAAAACCAACACATCTCACTTACTTGTCACTCTGGGAAGGAGTCCATCAAGGTTTGGCATCCTGCAGGTCAAACAGTCCATTCAGCATCACTGGTAAGTGCGATCCTCCACAGTTCATGTCTCCCATTTTTATTTCCTGCTCAGGCGTTATTCTATCCTGCACAGTGAAGACGGATGCAAAATTCCTGTTCAATTCACCTGCCACCTCTTAAATTTGCCTTATCAATTCTCCAGACTCACTCTCTATCGGACTAACACATTTTGTCAacttttctgggtttttttttcagacataCTGAGAGGGACTGTTATTGTCTGCCTTAATATTTCTGCACAGTTTTCTCGCTGACCCTAATTTTCTCTCCGAGTCATGATCCCCTGTATCTCCCTGAGCTCATCTCCAGGGGCTCTTGATCCCAGGGACCGCCCTTATCCCCACAGGGCTCCGCTCCTCCGGACTCACTGGGGAACGCGCGCCCTAGTAACGACCAGCAAGATGGCGCCAGCCGGCCCGGGGGAGCGGCCTGACCGTTAATGGGCGGAGCCTGGTCAGGGGCGTGACCTCAGGTGGAGGGGCGCGGTCACTCTACCACAAGTGGGCGGAATAGAGGGGGGCGGTGGGCGGGTCTTGGTGTTTCGTGGGCAGGTCGTGTCAAGGGGCGGGACCTGATCGCTCTCACCCCACCGCCTCTCTGTTTCTCCCCGTCTCTTTTTTTCTTCCCGCAGTGTGACCCACTCCCTTCCCCTTATCCTTCCCTGCCCCAATCTTTCTCTTCCTTACCCCCAAATCCGTACCTGCTACTTTCTCTGTTCGCCCctcctggctgtgtgtgtgtgtgtgtgtctctctctctccccccctgtCCAAGGTACACGCACTGACAATGCTAAGACAATTGGCCGAAACACAACCGCAGCTTTGACAGTGCCCACACCAGTCAGTGTCGGAACCAATTAGAGACCCGCTTGCGTCTGGGTGCCCCAGCTGAAGGGGGTTAGAGGTCAGAGAAAGCCAGTGGTAAAGGGTCTTACT
This genomic stretch from Chiloscyllium plagiosum isolate BGI_BamShark_2017 chromosome 37, ASM401019v2, whole genome shotgun sequence harbors:
- the LOC122541612 gene encoding zinc finger protein 501-like isoform X6, producing the protein MELQAESRTLKNNGQGSQRQIRCKPLAPGGGGLEDLRCKLCGKGFRWPSLLDTHLRVHTGDKPFECAMCRMRFYTSSEVTKHQRFHTGEKPFECSVCTKRFHTSSNLVQHHKVHTGEKPHECAICSKRFSRSCDLSKHRRIHTGEKPFGCAVCGKRFHTSSNLIQHRQAHAAERPFECSVCAKRFYTSSLLTQHQKIHTGEKPFECVVCQKRFYRSGYLIEHQRTHTAEKRFECSVCGKRFHTSSNLNKHVKIHTGEKPFECSLCDKRFYTSSNLTQHQQIHTGEKAFKCSVCKKRFKSFSRFEGVYLKVRSDCHVHHHDLLFLLKD
- the LOC122541612 gene encoding zinc finger protein 501-like isoform X4; translated protein: MELQAESRTLKNNGQGSQRQIRCKPLAPGGGGLEDLRCKLCGKGFRWPSLLDTHLRVHTGDKPFECAMCRMRFYTSSEVTKHQRFHTGEKPFECSVCTKRFHTSSNLVQHHKVHTGEKPHECAICSKRFSRSCDLSKHRRIHTGEKPFGCAVCGKRFHTSSNLIQHRQAHAAERPFECSVCAKRFYTSSLLTQHQKIHTGEKPFECVVCQKRFYRSGYLIEHQRTHTAEKRFECSVCGKRFHTSSNLNKHVKIHTGEKPFECSLCDKRFYTSSNLTQHQQIHTGEKAFKCSVCKKRFKSFSHYKTVVVKSQGQLLPYLRVLSLLPHCFSWLSSDAKLHRSRRKWM
- the LOC122541612 gene encoding zinc finger protein 501-like isoform X2, which translates into the protein MELQAESRTLKNNGQGSQRQIRCKPLAPGGGGLEDLRCKLCGKGFRWPSLLDTHLRVHTGDKPFECAMCRMRFYTSSEVTKHQRFHTGEKPFECSVCTKRFHTSSNLVQHHKVHTGEKPHECAICSKRFSRSCDLSKHRRIHTGEKPFGCAVCGKRFHTSSNLIQHRQAHAAERPFECSVCAKRFYTSSLLTQHQKIHTGEKPFECVVCQKRFYRSGYLIEHQRTHTAEKRFECSVCGKRFHTSSNLNKHVKIHTGEKPFECSLCDKRFYTSSNLTQHQQIHTGEKAFKCSVCKKRFKSFSHYKTVVVKSQGQLLPYLRVLSLLPHCFSWLSSDAKKKKLKPPLHSSSTIKLQF
- the LOC122541612 gene encoding zinc finger protein 501-like isoform X3 → MELQAESRTLKNNGQGSQRQIRCKPLAPGGGGLEDLRCKLCGKGFRWPSLLDTHLRVHTGDKPFECAMCRMRFYTSSEVTKHQRFHTGEKPFECSVCTKRFHTSSNLVQHHKVHTGEKPHECAICSKRFSRSCDLSKHRRIHTGEKPFGCAVCGKRFHTSSNLIQHRQAHAAERPFECSVCAKRFYTSSLLTQHQKIHTGEKPFECVVCQKRFYRSGYLIEHQRTHTAEKRFECSVCGKRFHTSSNLNKHVKIHTGEKPFECSLCDKRFYTSSNLTQHQQIHTGEKAFKCSVCKKRFKSFSHYKTVVVKSQGQLLPYLRVLSLLPHCFSWLSSDAKPIRGSLSEGPF
- the LOC122541612 gene encoding zinc finger protein 501-like isoform X5 translates to MELQAESRTLKNNGQGSQRQIRCKPLAPGGGGLEDLRCKLCGKGFRWPSLLDTHLRVHTGDKPFECAMCRMRFYTSSEVTKHQRFHTGEKPFECSVCTKRFHTSSNLVQHHKVHTGEKPHECAICSKRFSRSCDLSKHRRIHTGEKPFGCAVCGKRFHTSSNLIQHRQAHAAERPFECSVCAKRFYTSSLLTQHQKIHTGEKPFECVVCQKRFYRSGYLIEHQRTHTAEKRFECSVCGKRFHTSSNLNKHVKIHTGEKPFECSLCDKRFYTSSNLTQHQQIHTGEKAFKCSVCKKRFKSFSHYKTVVVKSQGQLLPYLRVLSLLPHCFSWLSSDAKVGAAGM
- the LOC122541612 gene encoding zinc finger protein 501-like isoform X1, with the protein product MELQAESRTLKNNGQGSQRQIRCKPLAPGGGGLEDLRCKLCGKGFRWPSLLDTHLRVHTGDKPFECAMCRMRFYTSSEVTKHQRFHTGEKPFECSVCTKRFHTSSNLVQHHKVHTGEKPHECAICSKRFSRSCDLSKHRRIHTGEKPFGCAVCGKRFHTSSNLIQHRQAHAAERPFECSVCAKRFYTSSLLTQHQKIHTGEKPFECVVCQKRFYRSGYLIEHQRTHTAEKRFECSVCGKRFHTSSNLNKHVKIHTGEKPFECSLCDKRFYTSSNLTQHQQIHTGEKAFKCSVCKKRFKSFSHYKTVVVKSQGQLLPYLRVLSLLPHCFSWLSSDAKVCPLKAAQIQKKVDVIPNEDIIELESE